TTAACCAATCGAAATGCCTGTTCCCATGCGCCCGCAAAAGCATGCGGTTCACAAATAAAAATACTATTATAAAGTTCTCAACACCTTGTGGTAGGACGTTTTTGAAAGTTGTCAATTGCAGCTGTGTAACAATACCAAAGGGACTTTGTAGAGATGTTACAAAGTGTCTCTCTCTATCCTTAATCTTTACGAAATATTAATGCATGTTATTAAAGATGACGCTTTGTCCGGGCGCTTTGTGACATCAATGCAAAGCACCATGAAGGTCATCACGCAGGTGCATagaacattaaaaataataattattctttattACATGTTACATCATTCTTTCCTCAAAGTGTTTACCATTCCTGAAATGGTTAGAAGAAAGAATGGATTGCACTCAAGAGGTTTAATAACAGTTTAAAGAGGCTAGAGTAACACTTGCCTGCGCCTTATACTTTACTTTGAACAATTTCCAATTTAAAAGTCACAAAATGACTTGCAAAATTGGACTGAACGTTTTAATTTTTTAGGGACAAAACATGCACTTGAAAGTTTTGTCTACAACCTTTCAATCAGGGATACAGATAAAAGAGGACAACCGTGAGAGTTTACAAACCTCATGCTCTTCGGAATTTAGCAATGGTCGATGGAGTGCAGTCACTAGGCTTTCAGGTTCCAGATTATAAATTGTCAAGCCAACAAACATGAGAACCACACctcaacaacaataaaaatcatTATAAAGATAGGATAGACACTTTAGTGAAATAGAGTTGATATCAAACTGATCAATCAGCAAGTAAATTACATTCTGATAACCCTTATCATTTATCTTCATTGCCATCAAGGCTCTTTTCTTTATCTTTGAACACAGGAAGCAGGAATACCATGGTGTGGCCGGGGTTTGATTTGAGAATTTATGGCAGACACGTGGGCTATGGGTTAAGTTGGTTGTTTGTCTCCTCTCCTTCAAGAAGGTTTTGGCTCAGTACTtcggttattattattttttgtcatttcattgAAGCACAAAATTGGTTGCCTCCAACAACATGAAATACATTGCCAGTACTTGCATCATCTGCACAATGTGTTGATTTCAATGATTTGAGAATGACCATCACAGCtaaaaacaaaggaacttgaGCAGAAGTGAAAGAGCCTGAAAAATGAAAATCCAACCATGGACAGGACTCAAGCCCATGACGACCGCGTGATTACATTGCACTCTGCTCCACAGAAAGAGCTATCAAGCCAGCTTTGAGATGGTCAATATTTCAACTTCATTTTTACCCCAGAGGAGGAAGAGTATACAACTGTATGAGAGGATATTAAGATATCACATCTTTAAAGTGCTTATCACCCCCAAATTAcatttccactttatttattctctgaaCTCATCCCAAATACATCCCGTTgcttttagaaccttttgaatgaaattcacttttttatttgctttgacatGCAGAAAAAGTGGTCATAGTTTGatcaataaccgagcaatgaaggggaatggatTTGATACCGCATTGAAGTCACAGGATGTGTCAAATGTGAGATGAGcttgttggctctctactctgctgTTGAGCAGTTTTTCTCCACGTACTCCAGTTCTCCCctctccaaaaaaaaacaacctctTATTTGATATATACTAATTTGAAATGGGATTTGCTCTGTGCACTACTGaacaagctattcagctttaaacattatcatgtgaaaataaaggttCATTATTATTAGTGTTATCCTTGCTATTAGCAAATGTGACTTGAATGTAGCTTGAGTGCTGCAAACaagaaatttttttgaaattccacTTGTTGAAATGCACTTACCTACAACCTCAACTGGGATGTACCAGTAAAAACTTAACACCTTGAATTTTCTAACAAACATCCAGTCTTCAAACCAGGCAACAAATGGAACAAGGCACAACACTCTATTTGTTACCAGGAGCcctgaaaacaaataaaaaataataatgaggTATAGTATATTTACAAAATCacctttttaatttgttttcaatcCACAAGAAGAAATGAGGCTAGAGGAACTGACAAAGATATTCATCACCTGGATTTTTCGATAGAGACTTGTGAATGtaaatgaaaatacaagtgTTGTTTTCTCCATGAGAACACTCACCAACTTCCGCATACAGATAATCTAGAAGGAGGGCTGCCACCCAACCAGACATTACAGTGAGGAATATGACTGAAAAGACCGCTGATCCATCGCTCCACTGAACCTGCAAGTTAAATCTCAAGATCCTAAGAGAGACACTTCGAGATTGCGCTCTGGCTAATGCTACACCATAGTATTTCTTAATGGGGCATGTCTGTCTTAGGGGTTAACAACCTCACTATTCCAGTATGGGTTTGAACCCCGTAGACACCACCTGTATTTTTCAGACGTCTTAATTTAAgagacaacaataattattgctaacaTTGTCCAGATACAGAGATTTCAACCATCCCAATTTGATTGGCAGTCTCTAGATTGGATTGGGAGTCTCCCGCTTTCCTCCGtatttatcatgaaattctgaaaacaaaattagggaaaaaaattgcttatcttcagtattttttttggttttagtGGAAAACGTTCCATATTACACTTTCTTATCCTATGTCTCGCCCAGTCTCTCCATTAAACCTTCCTCGTTGTGCAGACTCATAAGGCCAGCAGTCTTATTCCATTATATAGCAAGCTCCAAAAATGGTGGACAAGCATGGCTGGGACTCCTGGACCAGTGGTAAGAATAAAGACGTTATAATATcacaaaaatgatgtcaaaatgcaggaaatgccacttgagagaaactaaatttgcaaaaattcCTGGGGGGGATACCCCCAGACCCCTCTACAGGTTTCAACCTTTGGTGCTCAAGAATACTCccaattttccttcaaaagagGTTGGAATCTCTGCAGATAACAGCAACAATCACTTCTTTGTTTCATCTATAACCTgcatttattttgttccttgagTCCTAACACAGGTCAGAACAAATGAAACAcatcaaattgacctgctcctaaATGAGTTGCAGTCTTCATAACTCAGTTAGTAGAGCACTGGACCAGTATTGGTAGAGCACTGGACCAGTATTGGTAGAGCACTGGACCAGGattggtagagcactgcaccaGTATTGAGGAcatcatgggttcaaatcctaaTGAAAGCCACCTGAATGcttaaattgcttaaattgtccagataacaGTGACAATCGCTTCTCCCTTACAAAGACTATATGTTGCCTACACTAGGGCTCAAAGGTCAGCAACTGACACTAAGAAGTCattccattgaaaaaaaaaaaacactttcaatTCCAAGCTTGTAATGATTAAAAGCAATACCAACCTCTTGCAGTTTATTAAATCGCCACATCACAAGCCACAGTATGAGTGCAAATATCCcaccaaaaatattatttgctaTTCCACTACTGACATAATGTATGTCCCCTCTCTTGGCACGCCAATATACTGTCAAAAATCaatgcaaaaaataataaactcaaCCTAAGCAAGCAATAGGGGCAATTCTTGCGATTCTTACATATTTTGGATGCATCAAAAACTCTACAAAGCACCATGTGAAATGACAAGAAAGATCGGATTCTACTCTGCTCAGAACTACCATTATCTTTCGTCATACTCATTGTAATCCTCTCACTATAATATTTACCAGAGTTGGCATGCATGctttacaaaataatttctacacAAGCCCTTTTGTCAAAGAGTTTTCTCATTCAATACCAAAACGTGTCAAGGAAAAACCTattatatttttctcttttctgtgaACTACCAACTGGGCTTGACACTAATGGTAGCCAACTAGTCATTGGGGCTGGTAAATATTGTGAAGCAGTGGAAatctggacgaaaacaaaaatgaaaattatttatgGATAAGGCAAAAGGAGAGAATAGAGACTAACAACAGAAACTGTGAGCCGATTCTATGGAATTTACTGCCTTAGAAAATGATAAGTTGAAAAAATAAACTGAAGAGGAAACCAACGTGTATTACAGATTCCCCAGGCCACATTACGAACGATTAATCATGTGTGAAATCATGCAGAACTTTTCAGCTGCTGTTTCCATATGCGCAAACACCTTCCGGGAGCTCGATCACAAGCAGTTTGCATAAATGGAAACACCTTTTACATGTATTCATCCCCAGTCAATAATTGCCAACGATCGCAAACAAGACGAAAGAGAGAGAATTCAGTTACATCCTGTTGGCAACGAGTAGCAATGCAAAAGTGGGGAAACAACGATATGGAAACACAATCATAAACTGTTTCTGATTGTTTGCTatcaatcaacaatatttttgtGCATGTAACATGTTTTAACGAATTAGAGGCAAGTATAAGTAATGAAAATGGAGTCCAAGTACAATTGTGGCAATGAGGATACTCGTCAAAACAGTGTGAATTTAATGAATATCGTAAGGAAATACCCCACCAAATATACCTGTAGTAAAGTTCTTGATCACAAAGAGATAGTTCCTACAGTATAATTTGATACGGCCTAGCTGAAGCCGTTGTTGCTCCTTGAAAATGTATCGGACTCAGAATCAGTGATGTCTCTTAACACTTCCCCCTCCGCCTTCTTCTTCGCATCAACTCCAGCATAAGAAGTTGAACACGACGCAAAAACTAATTCTGCttaatccttatatttttgtgcCCTTTTCTTATGATGTCACGAGATCAAGTTGCGTAAAGCAATCACGCATATGGAAAACAGGATCGCAAACACAAACGCAAAAAGTGACAGTGTTTGCAATCGAGCCAATGCAAACGGTTTGCAATGTTGTTACGTGTATATGGAAAGAGGTCACATACTTTATTAGAAATTGaattcaaatataatttatttcaattaaaaaaaaaaagaaagagataaCATGGAGCAACTTATCTTGTTTACTAAAAATAGTGAATATCGcataaaaagagagaaaacttgCTTGTAAGCAATGAGGCCGCTGAATGTTAATTGACTCTGAAAACTGTACAAGGATAAAACGCATGGATTGCtgtttgaaactattaaaaagaaaatcttatatGAGGGCAAGTCTGTCCTTTCAAAGTTCCTTATATATAATTTAAGATGTTATTTTCCCACATTCcgctgcttttgtgcttcatgcgTAGAATGCCgctttcaggttaaaaattatgTTAATCGCAAATAGCTCTAATCAAAGGAACAGCCTTTCCACAGACTTCCAAGTGAGCAGTTTAGTTTTATGTAcggtttatttcttaatttactttattccgcGTTTACCATACTCCAACTTGCATTTGTGAGTTGCAAAGTTCTGGTTATGGTTCTGTGAGAATTGGCCTCAAGGCCACAAAAACTTTGCCTTCGTGAGAAAAATACGGGAAGCCATACACTCCAGCCACTAGCCACTGTTGCGAGGATGGATGTGAGAATATTTACTAAAAGCGCGAGTGGTGTTTGCAAAAGTGGAATTTTTATCGTGATAGTTTTTACAAATTAATGAAACTGCCCATGACGAGACTGGCTAGTGCAACTTTAGATTTGGCTAGTAgtgaaatcagacctgataCTAGCCATTAGGCTAGTGAGCTAAAAAGTTAGTCTCGAGCTCTGTACCAAAGAAAAGTTGAAGTGTTAAAATTATCCAATGTAAATGCAATATCCTGAAAAGGCATGTTCTTTAACATATGAAACCAACTTTTTAATTGCGGAAAAGATGTGAGTTTATGAAAGGTAAATTTATTAAGCAAGAATTTACCTGCTGTCTGTCTCGACTTGttaaaatagaaaaattaatagacAAGGTAGCAATGACAAAGCCAAGCCCCCCTACCTGATTATTGTACAAACCTGAGCTCATTGACCACATTAAGGATCCACCAATCAGAGATAACAAAGACAATGCCAAAtctttatttgtaaaacaaggGAATTCCTGTGAGGATGTATTCATGCTAGTATTACTTCTGTTATCCACTGCCATCTTTTCATTTAAGGTACCGGTACATTTGCTACTTGCTGCTACGGCAATGCCAGACACAGAGACAAGAACAATCCCTACGACACCAACGGCCATTGCTACAATCTTCTCCACTGGTACTGGGTGACTGCTCTGTAAGGTGGAGGGAAACAAATTCACAGTTGATCGATACTCCATTATCCTACAGTGTATCATGCTAAAAGCCCTAGGGCACCTGAgggatcaatcaatcaaaaactATGCCCCCTTCATTAATAAAATCGCTAATGCCCTCAGGTAGAGTTGCAATTAGGTGCTTAATGGATGTGGCAATGACAGATTAAACTTTCACCTGTGAAGGGGGTTCAAGAACAAGCATTATTTGATGGCAACAAAAGTCTAAATTTTGACTTTCCTAAAGGCTAGGCCATATGTGACTGTCGCTTAAATGAGTAGGAAGATACAAGAACAACAGAGAAGTCCAAACAAACCAGTATCTTTTACAGTACTTCCCTGGATCACACAAATTTTTCGATTTACTGGTAAGTAAAATCACTTTCTTTCGGCAAATGGGCTTGTGTTGATGCAGTCAAGCTACACGCACAATTTTTACCAAGAGGTGAGTTTGCTGACAAAAAGATatcattaaaataattattatgagaTTATGATGGTTGTATCATATCCCATTGTCTGGCGGGCCATCTTCTTTAACAGTCTAAAACACTTCCTGACCGCCCTTCAACAACTGCAGGATTGAATTTTACAAAAAACAGGTTTCATAGTACTTAATTAATATACTTACAGTTCAGCTACATGTATCAAGTCATGATGGCTGTACCATGTTTTATaacaatttttataaactttcactcaacaaaatgagcactgtgattggttgattcttggtcaccaGGATACAATTCAGCAGCTGTTGCCCATGTTGCATAATGTTTGTTTTGCTACCATTGTTGAAGGGAAAGTCTTAATATATAACGAAGAacttatgcacctatcaatgttggGGTGTGGGCTGAGCCAAGggaatttgacattttcatggGAACTAGcatcaaattccccaccccctaGGCCTACAGAAGactgtcaaattccccaccccggGCACCTTCTGAACATCACATTCCTGCCCTGGAGTAACTTTTAACATTAGATTCATAATCTTGGAACACCAATGTTTCTTCACTGTcaatttcaaatttcctttcaaCAGCTGATCGAAATTTGTCATGTCATACGAAACATTTCCTCTGCCCGTGGTACTGAAAAAGAACCTAAAGTTGAGCTAAACAACATGAACAATATTAACCAGCTTTTGAATCAATCAAGCATGCACAATGATAGAGTAGAAAATTCATGAATATGTAGAAATCTACGAAAAGCAATCACGAAAAACCATAGAAAAAACAATTTTCTACTTGTGCACACTCCAGCAAAGACTGAAAGTGATGGTCCATATTTACAAAAAGACAAGACAGGGAAAACCAGAAAAGTCCCATTAAAACCAAGATTGTGGATAACTCATCTCCAGGTTCTCTCGGAGTTCCGAGATGGCAGGCATGTCAAATTCCCATCCCTGGGGCAAAGCGTACTTGTCATCTCGCTAACCAGGGGAAGGCTCTCTGAGTCAATTTCCCACAGacctgtatacatgtatataccaacaccctggggcttaacattggtTTTCCTTCAAgtcctggcctcggttgttcaaaaggcggataacactatccaacggataaatcactatccagcagataaacacttgCAAAACCAATGAGTTATCCAGTCgacagtgatttatccagtggaaaaTATAGCGCTATCCAACCTTCGAACAACTGAGCCCTgatgtttaaaaacaaaactaactaatTTCCATTACACCATTTTATTATTAAGgggcaagggtggcacagtcggttagtgcgcggccttggtgcaagtcaggtcccgagttcgatccccggatctcacatccttgtttcgacttctttcctttcagtgtagcctaagtagctttaaatacccttaaaacggagcactgatggaaagagggggctaaaatgagcgcaccgtcggcttcctgggagaatactctctagagagtaaaggaacttccgacgttaaataaggtgtacctttacctttaccattGTCTCGACCTCTGCCCGTCCCTTTAATACCGACTAAAGGATTGAATTTCATAAAAATGTATTGCGAGTTGAGCTAGTTTATTATTACCTTAGAGTAAAACTGTTAACTTACCCTCACAAAGGGAAGTCTTTCTAGTAAAACTGAAATCCATGGAGCAGCCGCCATATAAACACCAGCTGTCGTCGGATTTATTACTTTTAAGCCGTACATGAAGAATAAATATGGAGCAGCTAATTGTATCAGACCCATCACAGCAAATTTCCCGTAATTTCCCCAAGTTGTCAAGTTTTTTGAGAAGGTCTGCTTGAGGTCACTGTCTCGCGAAGAACGAAAGACCATGAACAGAATGTACAGCGCCAGAGAGCCTGGAGTTCGAAGGAGAAACACAAGGCTCGGAGAATGGTAGGATAATAATGCAAAGTAGATCGCGACTGAAAACGATCCCCGAATAATCCCAAGGAAAATGAATGCTAATAAACTTCCAGTAGTGAAATATCCTCGCGGTCCAGCCATAATCTCAAATTTATACGTTATACGTATATATTTACATTCGTATTGGATGGTACGTGGTGTAAGGATACATTGATTTTTACCATGCTTTCCGTTGTTAGTTCCCAGGGCTCCTtcaccggaaagcattgtgttttgcTCACTTAGGATTCGTCTTCATTTGgaacttttttgttttctgtattttgtttcttttgttttacgtaatttccgctccggtacttgcagaagctgccTTTTTTAAGAGATTTATAAAAATATTGCTAGTATTAAAAATTTGACACAAAAGGCCaatatttaataaaacagtGCAAACATTTTACGTCAAGCACGTGCGAGTATTCGACAGTTGCTccgttttgttttgctttggcCTCGAGTGGTAGTGGCATGATGACCCGCGAAAACAAAATGGAGCAGCCGCATGTTGAAATAATCCCGCAATGAAATATTCCGCAAGCTGCGCAGGctacaattattcaaaatggcggtaaccgggaaaaaatgaaaaaaatggaccatattcgtattctcagtattggactggaactacaatcatggacaaaagtgttgggaaggtaacttcattttacagatacccccctcccccttttcaatgttggattttctagggaaaaaaaatggtgacttttcttacctgaagaactccaacattgaatgtgggggaggggggccacaagagcatggtatttcccaaatacttcagccaatacttagaaaaatcgaattaggtgtgaagtgagctgatgcccgcaaccttcccaacaacttttgaccacgattgtagcttgcaatggaggccaatgcggggaaatcttttcaaatgcaaatagtcatgcaaatactttttaatatattcctccgcattagcctccattcgcccttgtcacacggcggccgtATTGTCCCGGGaaaccaaaaaagctttgttttaccacgccaagcctcacccccatggtttccactgcgaggcttggcgtggtaaacaaagctttgttggtctcccgggacaatatggccgccgtttgACAAAGGCgaattgcaagctagttccagtccaatactgagaatacgaatatggtccaATATTCTTCATTGCGCAAGCGCATTCAAAAAGAGTTTACTTCAATGTGACGCTCGGCATCTACCATGAACGGGAAGAAAAGGGGTTATCCTTGCTGTACGAACCTGTCCACTGGGTTTTTACCCAGGATGAGCCAAAGAAAgaggtaatctcgtacccagatctcccacggtcatatgaaagggagatctggtaaagttcgatttcgagcatgctcattgccagcgaggcccgaaatacaggcttttctatcactgcgcatattcgtactctctgttgtgattttgggtgattttgcggaataaacatggatttcgagagtattcgtGAAGAGaatcttttgggtagaggacaaggaaaccttaaacttaagccgaaacagaaagaagcgctacaggcgattgtttttgaacggtcgagattgtttaattgtcggagcaactgcagaatcactgaaacgagcgcttaggcttaatcaataaacgagtgctattttcttcacacgatctcgtgcagagtgtagttagccaaatcttgacacgatctcgtgaaaaatgtagttaatctaactgtaaaattcacaattgatcacttcttaattcgcgagtcacgctttaagaacgagaaatactgttttgaataaattacatacttcaacttgaatttattagtttctgcgtaccgcgtagcaagctacgcagaactttattcgagtggcagggtacgtggggctttcgtcgggaccatttacacaaacgtcgcaaatttttaaaatgatattcCTCAACTGCAAAGCTTtcccggcgtcggaaaaaaacaaaactttcctccgcacaactggcatttattcaaaacagcagaTGAGCTAGCGAAAACCAA
The Montipora capricornis isolate CH-2021 chromosome 10, ASM3666992v2, whole genome shotgun sequence genome window above contains:
- the LOC138019277 gene encoding uncharacterized protein; the encoded protein is MAGPRGYFTTGSLLAFIFLGIIRGSFSVAIYFALLSYHSPSLVFLLRTPGSLALYILFMVFRSSRDSDLKQTFSKNLTTWGNYGKFAVMGLIQLAAPYLFFMYGLKVINPTTAGVYMAAAPWISVLLERLPFVRSSHPVPVEKIVAMAVGVVGIVLVSVSGIAVAASSKCTGTLNEKMAVDNRSNTSMNTSSQEFPCFTNKDLALSLLSLIGGSLMWSMSSVYWRAKRGDIHYVSSGIANNIFGGIFALILWLVMWRFNKLQEVQWSDGSAVFSVIFLTVMSGWVAALLLDYLYAEVGLLVTNRVLCLVPFVAWFEDWMFVRKFKVLSFYWYIPVEVVGVVLMFVGLTIYNLEPESLVTALHRPLLNSEEHEVAYTDPFHSNIWNTDEGMTSDEEIRDTSYLRACSTNSTVNSFPPLIEVPRQDAQ